From Xiphophorus hellerii strain 12219 chromosome 20, Xiphophorus_hellerii-4.1, whole genome shotgun sequence, the proteins below share one genomic window:
- the LOC116711051 gene encoding protein FAM72A produces MSTSNASFKNKCVAQVNCIFCDSLLCTRGMKAVLLADTEVELFSTDIPPNRTVDFVASCYSTESCKCKLRDIACLKCGNVVGYHVVAPCKPCLLSCNNGHFWMFNSDAVSTLNRLDATGLNLLLWGDLPELDDSENEESESPSEEECIR; encoded by the exons ATGTCCACGTCCAACGCCAGCTTTAAGAACAAATGCGTGGCCCAGGTGAACTGCATCTTCTGTGACAGTCTGTTGTGCACCAGGGGGATGAAGGCTGTGCTTCTTGCAGACACCGAAGTTGAGCTCTTTTCCACGGATATACCTCCAAACAG AACTGTTGACTTTGTGGCCAGCTGCTACTCAACTGAGAGCTGCAAATGCAAACTGAGAGACATTGCATGTCTCAAATG TGGCAATGTTGTGGGTTATCATGTGGTTGCCCCCTGCAAACCCTGCTTGCTGTCATGTAACAACGGCCATTTCTGGATGTTCAACAGCGACGCTGTGTCCACTCTCAACAGACTTGATGCTACGG GTCTGAATCTGCTCCTTTGGGGAGATCTTCCAGAGTTGGATGACAGTGAAAACGAAGAATCGGAAAGCCCGTCTGAGGAGGAGTGCATTAGGTAG